The following are encoded together in the Equus quagga isolate Etosha38 chromosome 1, UCLA_HA_Equagga_1.0, whole genome shotgun sequence genome:
- the ASB14 gene encoding ankyrin repeat and SOCS box protein 14 isoform X2 yields the protein MDNYTSDEDGDDDFDTQLIIQQSLQDIHKPGTTQQAPEEESFHSFVSTDWKKIVETIETGKEDALSHLTKYRSAFDEADRIGWLPLHKAAVQLNKNILEITLKASKPSVWEQTTHDGETPLFLAVSNCLLENANFLLLNGCNPNAKNFEGNSPLLTAVLHDSYDMASLLISYGADVNLRCANERTALHEAAKLGRRDMVKLMLVSGAHPDPRSSYGFTPLALAAQSGHTEIMEILLQKGANALGQASDSSSILLEAARGGNPDSVTLLLEHGADANIPKNSGHLPIHVAADRGHLLALKTLVPVTDFAAIKRSGISPVHCAAAGAHAQCLELLIQAGFDVNFMLDQKIRRHYDDHRKSALYFAVSNGDLSSVKLLLSAGALPNQDPVNCLQIALRMGNYELISLLLRHGANVNYFCRVNPLHFPSALQYTLKDEVMLRMLLNYGYDTERCFDCPHGDKVHPSYTFEGWTSTVIKDTMQTLAP from the exons ATGGATAATTACACCAGCGACGAAGACGGAGATGATGACTTTGACACCCAGCTCATCATTCAACAGAGTTTACAGGATATTCACAAGCCAGGAACTACACAGCAGGCACCTGAGGAGGAGAG ctTCCATTCCTTTGTGAGCACTGACTGGAAGAAGATAGTTGAAACAATAGAGACAG GTAAGGAAGATGCCTTGTCACACTTGACCAAGTACCGTTCTGCTTTTGATGAAGCAGATAGGATAGGCTGGCTTCCTCTGCATAAGGCTGCAGTGCAATTAAATAAGAACATTTTGGAAATAACTCTGAAAG CTTCGAAACCCAGTGTGTGGGAGCAAACCACCCACGATGGTGAAACGCCACTTTTTTTGGCTGTCAGCAATTGCCTCTTAGAAaatgccaattttcttcttctcaatGGCTGCAATCCGAATGCCAAGAATTTCGAAGGcaattctcctcttcttacag CTGTGCTACATGATTCCTATGACATGGCCTCCTTGCTGATCAGTTATGGGGCGGATGTCAATCTGCGGTGTGCCAATGAGAGGACAGCACTCCACGAAGCAGCCAAACTGGGCAGACGGGATATGGTGAAGCTTATGCTGGTTTCGGGGGCGCACCCTGACCCACGGAGCTCCTATGGATTCACTCCTCTGGCTCTTGCTGCCCAAAGTGGACACACTGAAATCATGGAAATATTACTGCAGAAAG GAGCTAATGCTCTTGGTCAGGCCTCTGATTCTTCTTCCATCTTACTTGAAGCCGCTCGTGGAGGAAATCCAGACTCTGTGACTCTCTTGCTGGAGCATGGAGCTGATGCCAACATCCCTAAGAATTCAGGCCACCTGCCCATTCATGTGGCAGCTGACAGAGGCCATTTATT AGCTCTAAAGACTTTGGTTCCAGTTACGGATTTTGCTGCCATCAAGCGGAGTGGCATCAGTCCAGTTCACTGTGCAGCAGCAGGAGCACATGCTCAATGCCTGGAACTTCTCATTCAGGCTGGATTTGATGTAAATTTCATGCTAGATCAGAAAATTCGCAGACACTATGATGACCACAGGAAGTCAGCTTTGTATTTTGCTGTATCAAATGGCGACCTCTCTTCAGTTAAGTTGCTTCTGAGCGCTGGAGCTTTGCCTAATCAAGATCCAGTTAACTGCCTCCAGATAGCCCTAAGGATGGGCAATTATGAGCTGATAAGTCTGCTGCTGCGGCATGGGGCCAACGTCAATTACTTCTGCAGAGTCAACCCTTTACATTTCCCATCAGCACTGCAATACACACTGAAAGATGAAGTCATGCTCAGGATGCTGTTAAATTATGGGTATGACACAGAGCGATGCTTTGATTGTCCTCATGGAGACAAAGTACATCCCTCCTATACTTTTGAAGGCTGGACATCTACAGTTATCAAAGATACTATG CAAACCCTCGCTCCCTAA
- the ASB14 gene encoding ankyrin repeat and SOCS box protein 14 isoform X1 — MDNYTSDEDGDDDFDTQLIIQQSLQDIHKPGTTQQAPEEESFHSFVSTDWKKIVETIETGKEDALSHLTKYRSAFDEADRIGWLPLHKAAVQLNKNILEITLKASKPSVWEQTTHDGETPLFLAVSNCLLENANFLLLNGCNPNAKNFEGNSPLLTAVLHDSYDMASLLISYGADVNLRCANERTALHEAAKLGRRDMVKLMLVSGAHPDPRSSYGFTPLALAAQSGHTEIMEILLQKGANALGQASDSSSILLEAARGGNPDSVTLLLEHGADANIPKNSGHLPIHVAADRGHLLALKTLVPVTDFAAIKRSGISPVHCAAAGAHAQCLELLIQAGFDVNFMLDQKIRRHYDDHRKSALYFAVSNGDLSSVKLLLSAGALPNQDPVNCLQIALRMGNYELISLLLRHGANVNYFCRVNPLHFPSALQYTLKDEVMLRMLLNYGYDTERCFDCPHGDKVHPSYTFEGWTSTVIKDTMFCEVITLSWLQHLSGKVVRVMLDYVDQVRICSKLKAVLQKQGLWSEIHFILTNPRSLKHLCRLKIRKCMGRLRLRCPVFMSFLPLPNRLKAYILYEEYDLYGQGIFTGTW, encoded by the exons ATGGATAATTACACCAGCGACGAAGACGGAGATGATGACTTTGACACCCAGCTCATCATTCAACAGAGTTTACAGGATATTCACAAGCCAGGAACTACACAGCAGGCACCTGAGGAGGAGAG ctTCCATTCCTTTGTGAGCACTGACTGGAAGAAGATAGTTGAAACAATAGAGACAG GTAAGGAAGATGCCTTGTCACACTTGACCAAGTACCGTTCTGCTTTTGATGAAGCAGATAGGATAGGCTGGCTTCCTCTGCATAAGGCTGCAGTGCAATTAAATAAGAACATTTTGGAAATAACTCTGAAAG CTTCGAAACCCAGTGTGTGGGAGCAAACCACCCACGATGGTGAAACGCCACTTTTTTTGGCTGTCAGCAATTGCCTCTTAGAAaatgccaattttcttcttctcaatGGCTGCAATCCGAATGCCAAGAATTTCGAAGGcaattctcctcttcttacag CTGTGCTACATGATTCCTATGACATGGCCTCCTTGCTGATCAGTTATGGGGCGGATGTCAATCTGCGGTGTGCCAATGAGAGGACAGCACTCCACGAAGCAGCCAAACTGGGCAGACGGGATATGGTGAAGCTTATGCTGGTTTCGGGGGCGCACCCTGACCCACGGAGCTCCTATGGATTCACTCCTCTGGCTCTTGCTGCCCAAAGTGGACACACTGAAATCATGGAAATATTACTGCAGAAAG GAGCTAATGCTCTTGGTCAGGCCTCTGATTCTTCTTCCATCTTACTTGAAGCCGCTCGTGGAGGAAATCCAGACTCTGTGACTCTCTTGCTGGAGCATGGAGCTGATGCCAACATCCCTAAGAATTCAGGCCACCTGCCCATTCATGTGGCAGCTGACAGAGGCCATTTATT AGCTCTAAAGACTTTGGTTCCAGTTACGGATTTTGCTGCCATCAAGCGGAGTGGCATCAGTCCAGTTCACTGTGCAGCAGCAGGAGCACATGCTCAATGCCTGGAACTTCTCATTCAGGCTGGATTTGATGTAAATTTCATGCTAGATCAGAAAATTCGCAGACACTATGATGACCACAGGAAGTCAGCTTTGTATTTTGCTGTATCAAATGGCGACCTCTCTTCAGTTAAGTTGCTTCTGAGCGCTGGAGCTTTGCCTAATCAAGATCCAGTTAACTGCCTCCAGATAGCCCTAAGGATGGGCAATTATGAGCTGATAAGTCTGCTGCTGCGGCATGGGGCCAACGTCAATTACTTCTGCAGAGTCAACCCTTTACATTTCCCATCAGCACTGCAATACACACTGAAAGATGAAGTCATGCTCAGGATGCTGTTAAATTATGGGTATGACACAGAGCGATGCTTTGATTGTCCTCATGGAGACAAAGTACATCCCTCCTATACTTTTGAAGGCTGGACATCTACAGTTATCAAAGATACTATG TTCTGTGAAGTAATAACTTTGTCATGGCTGCAACATCTGTCTGGAAAGGTTGTTCGAGTGATGCTTGATTACGTTGATCAAGTTCGGATCTGTTCAAAGTTGAAAGCTGTGCTCCAAAAACAGGGACTCTGGTCAGAAATCCATTTTATCTTGA CAAACCCTCGCTCCCTAAAACATTTGTGCCGCCTAAAGATCCGGAAGTGTATGGGACGTTTACGTTTGCGCTGCCCTGTCTTcatgtcatttcttcctttaccCAATCGTCTAAAAGCATATATCCTTTACGAAGAATATGACCTTTATGGACAAGGAATTTTCACAGGAACCTGGTAA